One stretch of Labrus bergylta chromosome 24, fLabBer1.1, whole genome shotgun sequence DNA includes these proteins:
- the kynu gene encoding kynureninase codes for MEQFEGLTPTETLQRVSASLGCSVTSAEVAAFLDKHDDLRHLRERFHVPKIADLPPSAADVKQVHGAEECMYLVGNSLGLQPKRARTYLEEELDMWAKAGVHGHTVGSRPWAWAENKIEDMMAEVVGAEPEEVALMNGLTVNLHLLLLSFYKPTAARHKILLEDKAFPSDHYAVESQIRLRGFDPQESMLLLSARPGEETLRTQDILDVIEKEGDSIAVVMFSGVQYYTGQLFNMAAITEAGHKKGCYVGFDCAHAAGNVELKLHAWGVDFACWCSYKYINSGAGGIAGAFIHKKHKDTIKPALTGWWGHDLNTRFQMNNVMDLQPGISGFRLSNQPILLVCPLQASLEVFKMTSMQALRKKSLLLTGYLEFLIRHYYTKDPGRPQKPHVRIITPSDPEQRGCQLSLSFSVPIREVFDELERRGVACDMREPSVLRIAPVPMYNSFTDVHRFVETLGAALTATSQK; via the exons ATGGAGCAGTTTGAAGGCTTAACTCCGACAGAAACCCTCCAGCGAGTTTCTGCGTCTCTGGGCTGCAGCGTCACGTCTGCAGAAGTGGCCGCGTTCCTCGACAAACACGACGACCTGAGACATCTGCGGGAGCGTTTCCACGTTCCTAAAATAGCCGACTTGCCTCCCT CGGCAGCCGATGTGAAGCAGGTCCACGGCGCTGAAGAGTGCATGTACTTAGTGGGAAACTCGTTGGGTCTTCAGCCCAAAAGGGCGAGGACatacctggaggaggagctggacaTGTGGGCCAAGGC GGGAGTGCACGGGCACACAGTGGGGTCCAGGCCGTGGGCGTGGGCTGAAAACAAGATCGAGGACATGATGGCTGAAGTCGTCG gAGCTGAACCTGAGGAAGTGGCTCTGATGAACGGCCTGACGGTGAATTTACACCTTCTTCTG ctttccTTCTACAAACCGACTGCAGCGCGCCACAAAATCCTCCTGGAGGACAAAGCCTTTCCTTCAGACCAT TACGCCGTCGAGTCTCAGATCAGACTGCGAGGATTCGACCCTCAGGAgagcatgctgctgctgtcagcccGACCG GGAGAAGAAACGCTGAGGACCCAGGACATCCTGGACGTGATCGAGAAGGAGGGAGACTCCATCGCCGTGGTGATGTTCAGCGGAGTTCAGTACTACACGGGACAGCTGTTCAATATGGCCGCCATCACTGAGGCCGGACACAAGAAG GGCTGTTACGTCGGGTTCGATTGCGCTCACGCTGCAGGAAACGTGGAGCTGAAGCTGCACGCCTGGGGGGTCGACTTCGCCTGTTGGTGCTCCTATAAG tACATTAACTCAGGCGCTGGAGGGATCGCCGGAGCGTTTATCCACAAGAAGCATAAAGACACCATCAAACCTGC GCTGACGGGCTGGTGGGGACATGACCTGAACACTCGCTTCCAGATGAAtaacg TGATGGATCTGCAGCCCGGTATAAGCGGCTTCAGGCTCTCCAACCAGCCCATCCTGCTGGTCTGCCCTCTACAGGCCAGTTTGGAG gtttttaaaatgaccagCATGCAGGCTCTGCGTAAGAAGTCCCTCCTGTTGACGGGCTACCTGGAGTTTCTGATCCGCCATTATTACACCAAAGACCCCGGCCGGCCTCAAAAGCCTCACGTACGCATCATCACGCCGTCCGACCCCGAGCAGAGAGGATGTCAGCTCTCGCTGTCGTTCTCCGTCCCCATCAGGGAGGTGTTTGACGAGCTGGAGAGGAGGGGCGTCGCT tgcGACATGAGGGAGCCCAGCGTGCTGCGCATCGCTCCCGTTCCGATGTACAACTCCTTCACTGACGTGCATCGCTTTGTGGAGACGCTCGGAGCAGCTCTCACTGCCACCAgccaaaaatga